In one window of Methanolobus mangrovi DNA:
- a CDS encoding homocitrate synthase/isopropylmalate synthase family protein, producing MKIYKDYEDLPKIKLPLGQEVSISDSTIRDGAQMPGIVMKSQQKFQIYNYLHKIGIEKLETFVYNDRDRKAIKLMMDQGYEFPEITGWARANPADIDMVLNIDGIEETGILMSVSDPHIFDKMGLPTREAAEEKYLTALQYAVDHGLRTRAHIEDMTRADNYDFTYPLVKKIMDIDPDCTIRICDTIGFGIPFVGVDEPFGMPSIVQYLKDELNVKNIETHCHDDFGLAVANSIAGYWHGANWSNVTFLGIGERAGNAEMEKLLLFLARRIEGFDKYNLECLVEFAKFMEREIGIRVPRNKSVVGNNVFAHESGIHSAGVIKNPFTYEPYPPEIVGGKRIFLIGDSSGIEVLRYKVQETLNELMDVEIEIGKDDKRLRAIQAEIQKLYNDEKRVSCISDEEVMAYVKKYFMFNPMVSKDMHRKEDEENGDEDSDSNDTLGNTKARMHDLVD from the coding sequence ATGAAAATATACAAAGATTATGAAGACCTTCCAAAAATAAAATTGCCACTTGGGCAGGAAGTATCTATTAGCGACAGCACGATCAGGGACGGAGCACAGATGCCCGGTATTGTGATGAAAAGCCAGCAGAAGTTCCAGATATACAATTACCTGCACAAGATAGGGATAGAAAAACTTGAGACTTTTGTCTATAACGACAGAGATAGAAAAGCTATCAAACTCATGATGGATCAAGGATATGAATTCCCCGAGATCACCGGATGGGCACGTGCAAACCCTGCTGATATCGATATGGTCCTCAACATTGACGGCATAGAAGAAACCGGCATTCTGATGTCAGTCTCTGACCCACACATCTTTGATAAGATGGGACTGCCTACACGTGAGGCAGCCGAAGAAAAATACCTCACTGCACTTCAGTATGCAGTAGACCATGGTCTGCGCACCAGAGCACATATCGAAGATATGACCCGTGCTGACAATTATGATTTCACATACCCACTTGTTAAGAAGATAATGGACATCGACCCTGATTGTACCATTCGTATATGTGACACTATCGGATTCGGAATACCATTTGTTGGCGTTGATGAGCCATTCGGCATGCCTTCAATTGTACAATACCTGAAGGATGAGCTCAATGTGAAGAACATCGAGACCCACTGTCACGATGACTTTGGTCTTGCTGTTGCCAACTCCATTGCAGGATACTGGCACGGTGCAAACTGGTCAAACGTGACCTTCCTGGGAATAGGAGAAAGGGCAGGTAATGCAGAGATGGAGAAACTCCTGCTATTCCTTGCAAGACGCATAGAAGGATTTGACAAGTATAACCTTGAATGTCTTGTAGAATTTGCAAAGTTCATGGAAAGAGAGATTGGTATTCGTGTACCAAGGAACAAGTCAGTTGTGGGCAACAATGTATTCGCCCATGAATCAGGCATCCACTCTGCAGGCGTCATCAAGAACCCATTCACATACGAACCATATCCACCTGAGATCGTCGGTGGAAAAAGGATATTCCTCATAGGTGACTCCTCTGGTATAGAAGTACTGAGGTATAAGGTACAGGAAACACTGAATGAACTGATGGATGTAGAGATAGAGATAGGAAAGGACGACAAGCGTCTGCGAGCTATCCAGGCTGAGATCCAGAAGCTCTACAATGATGAGAAAAGGGTTTCCTGCATATCCGATGAAGAGGTCATGGCGTACGTGAAGAAGTACTTCATGTTCAACCCCATGGTCAGCAAGGACATGCACCGCAAGGAAGATGAAGAGAACGGTGACGAAGATTCAGATTCAAACGACACTTTAGGAAACACTAAAGCCCGTATGCATGATCTTGTAGACTGA
- a CDS encoding ACT domain-containing protein, producing MWSTLLSKFEKYPAQQKVLKLIFERGFQVNDEGKVTSGAIEIAHTQLAREAGVDRRVVDSTTEVILSDELLRKVFQNVRSIPFLRDVAPLMGQGVVIITPDDASHKGIISEVSTVIAQHNISIRQAVSDDPFFVTEAKLTIITDTKVPGSIVEELLKLDSVKGVSIY from the coding sequence ATGTGGAGCACATTACTCAGCAAGTTTGAAAAATACCCTGCCCAGCAAAAGGTCTTAAAGCTTATTTTTGAACGTGGTTTTCAGGTCAATGATGAGGGCAAGGTTACCTCAGGTGCCATAGAGATAGCACACACACAACTTGCAAGGGAAGCAGGTGTTGACAGGCGTGTTGTGGATTCCACTACCGAAGTAATACTTTCCGATGAACTGCTGAGAAAGGTCTTCCAGAATGTGAGATCAATACCTTTCCTTCGTGATGTTGCGCCTCTGATGGGACAGGGTGTTGTGATTATCACACCAGATGATGCTTCCCACAAAGGAATAATCTCTGAGGTCTCCACGGTTATAGCGCAGCACAATATCAGTATCCGACAGGCAGTATCTGATGATCCTTTCTTTGTCACTGAGGCAAAACTAACCATAATTACAGATACCAAGGTTCCGGGCAGCATTGTGGAAGAACTGCTCAAACTGGATTCCGTAAAAGGCGTAAGTATCTACTAG